In the Acidobacteriota bacterium genome, one interval contains:
- a CDS encoding peptidyl-prolyl cis-trans isomerase, producing MARKKLPAPEPIVSQPLHKKLLPALAALAVAVGALLAAPPARADVVNEVVLRINERVLTLYDYLQARAEARAEVLRATQLTPEEQERLLAEVPRRVMRTIFQEMLLESRADQLEVFVPEEEIDAEIRRMREDMELGTQEQFLAALEQSGLSEEKLRRQVETTLRVQRVLGEEVSSQIDVSEDELRRYYRAHPDEFSDPARVRVREIVVLDTSALDSEARQLLAQQLKERLAAGESLDDLAADYAPEGVTSNVIELGWVTPGELAPRLEQAVWGLDAGSVSEPVEARGGVHILEVMEREEQELRPFGEVRDEISSRERNRRYGEVFERYLDDLAQSAYVVERIPADAVGYRQAPDGPSPLNEPFKIVGEEPRPRRTTGAVEASAEPAEDPLVETDAPAPTEAAEAEETVESVDAPENVPGEDEPPLERLTGEDPTPDDPLDNPPPPV from the coding sequence ATGGCGCGCAAGAAACTCCCAGCTCCTGAACCGATCGTTTCCCAACCGCTGCACAAGAAGCTGCTGCCGGCCCTAGCGGCACTGGCAGTGGCGGTAGGGGCTCTGCTGGCAGCCCCGCCGGCACGCGCCGACGTAGTCAACGAGGTCGTGCTACGCATCAACGAGCGGGTGCTGACCCTCTACGACTACCTCCAGGCCCGGGCGGAGGCCCGCGCCGAGGTGCTGCGCGCGACCCAGCTAACCCCGGAAGAGCAGGAGCGGCTGCTGGCAGAAGTCCCCCGCCGGGTGATGCGCACCATCTTCCAAGAGATGCTGTTGGAGAGCCGGGCGGACCAGCTGGAAGTCTTCGTGCCGGAGGAAGAGATCGACGCCGAGATCCGCCGCATGCGCGAGGACATGGAGCTCGGCACCCAAGAGCAATTCCTGGCCGCCCTGGAGCAGAGCGGACTGTCCGAAGAAAAGCTCCGGCGACAGGTGGAAACCACCCTGCGGGTCCAGCGAGTGCTCGGGGAAGAGGTCAGCTCCCAGATCGACGTCTCCGAGGACGAGCTGCGACGTTATTACCGGGCCCATCCGGACGAGTTCAGCGACCCGGCCCGGGTACGGGTGCGGGAAATCGTCGTCCTCGACACCAGTGCCCTGGATTCGGAGGCCCGCCAGCTCCTGGCACAGCAGCTGAAAGAGCGGCTGGCGGCGGGGGAGAGCTTGGACGACCTGGCGGCGGATTACGCGCCGGAGGGAGTCACCAGCAACGTCATCGAGCTCGGTTGGGTGACCCCCGGTGAGCTGGCTCCGCGCCTCGAGCAGGCGGTCTGGGGCCTCGACGCGGGGAGCGTCTCCGAGCCGGTGGAGGCTCGCGGAGGCGTTCACATCCTCGAGGTGATGGAACGCGAAGAGCAGGAGCTCAGACCCTTTGGCGAGGTGCGCGACGAAATCTCCTCCCGGGAACGCAACCGGCGCTACGGGGAGGTCTTCGAACGCTATCTCGACGATCTTGCCCAGAGCGCCTATGTAGTCGAGCGCATCCCCGCCGACGCCGTCGGCTACCGCCAGGCCCCGGACGGCCCGTCCCCCCTCAACGAGCCGTTCAAGATCGTCGGCGAAGAACCCCGCCCGCGACGCACCACCGGCGCCGTCGAAGCGTCGGCGGAGCCCGCCGAAGACCCCCTCGTCGAGACGGACGCGCCGGCACCGACGGAGGCGGCGGAAGCCGAGGAAACCGTCGAGAGCGTGGATGCGCCGGAGAACGTCCCCGGCGAGGACGAGCCGCCCCTGGAGCGGCTCACCGGTGAGGACCCGACCCCCGACGATCCGCTGGACAATCCGCCACCTCCGGTTTGA
- a CDS encoding peptidylprolyl isomerase, with protein MRAARRHYRVRLPRAASGRAWLLWAALGWGALGLAGSGLAGCGPADMPAQDAAAEVGDREIPYQSFEAYLAANVGDAEPQLGHKALSRLFDQFLDEELLSRLAVDSGLNLEADRRQTVEALLASDEARQIAPAELERYYSEHQEEFRRPERVRLRQILVEEEWLAEQARQALENGESFASVSERLSEDPAAAVGGEQGELAREDLSPAFAEVVFDLDPGEISPIVTAEYGFHIFQVTERLPEEVVPLAEAAESIRGRLRRQNADQQLARLLDEARRRYNVEIYERNLPFNYRGSYGAQETPSS; from the coding sequence GTGAGGGCGGCGAGAAGACACTACCGCGTCCGGCTACCGCGGGCCGCCTCCGGCCGCGCTTGGTTGCTGTGGGCCGCCCTGGGCTGGGGCGCCCTTGGATTGGCAGGATCGGGATTGGCCGGCTGTGGCCCGGCGGACATGCCCGCCCAGGACGCCGCCGCGGAGGTCGGCGACCGGGAGATCCCCTACCAGAGCTTCGAAGCCTATCTGGCGGCCAACGTCGGCGATGCGGAGCCCCAGCTCGGCCACAAAGCCCTGAGCCGGCTATTCGATCAATTCCTCGACGAAGAGCTGCTCAGCCGCCTGGCGGTGGACAGCGGCCTGAATCTCGAGGCGGACCGCCGGCAGACCGTCGAAGCCCTCCTGGCCAGTGACGAAGCGCGACAGATCGCGCCGGCGGAGCTGGAGCGCTACTACAGCGAGCACCAAGAAGAGTTCCGGCGCCCGGAGCGGGTGCGCCTCCGCCAGATCCTGGTGGAGGAGGAATGGCTGGCGGAGCAAGCACGCCAAGCCCTGGAGAACGGCGAGAGCTTCGCCTCGGTCTCCGAACGGCTGTCGGAAGACCCGGCAGCGGCGGTGGGCGGCGAGCAGGGTGAGCTGGCCCGGGAGGACCTGTCACCGGCCTTCGCCGAGGTGGTCTTCGACCTCGACCCGGGAGAGATCAGCCCCATCGTCACCGCCGAGTACGGCTTCCACATCTTCCAGGTCACGGAGCGGCTGCCGGAAGAGGTGGTGCCACTGGCCGAGGCAGCGGAGAGCATTCGCGGGCGCCTGCGGCGGCAGAACGCCGACCAGCAACTGGCTCGTTTGTTGGACGAGGCCCGGCGACGCTACAATGTCGAGATCTACGAGCGGAATCTGCCGTTCAATTACCGAGGCTCCTATGGCGCGCAAGAAACTCCCAGCTCCTGA